In Variovorax paradoxus, a single genomic region encodes these proteins:
- a CDS encoding YciI family protein, producing MFIVTLTYIRPLEELDALMDAHVTWLKKHYESGLFVASGRQVPRKGGVILARSGDREALEAVLARDPFVQNGVARTDVIEFVPSMTAPGAEVLKTL from the coding sequence ATGTTCATCGTCACCCTCACCTACATCCGCCCGCTCGAAGAACTCGACGCGCTGATGGATGCGCATGTCACCTGGCTCAAGAAGCACTACGAAAGTGGTCTGTTCGTGGCCTCGGGCCGGCAGGTGCCGCGCAAGGGCGGCGTGATCCTGGCGCGCTCGGGCGACCGCGAAGCGCTGGAGGCGGTGCTGGCGCGCGATCCGTTCGTGCAGAACGGCGTCGCGCGCACCGACGTGATCGAGTTCGTGCCCAGCATGACCGCGCCGGGCGCCGAAGTCCTGAAGACGCTCTGA
- a CDS encoding pirin family protein translates to MKRNSPMSEQDNSPIVRVAPLGFPWQTIDPFLFCVYHDDAYPQGNGSMGPAASLAGRDIGQDFSRKDGWSMYHGDTVPGFPSHPHRGFETVTIVRKGLVDHSDSLGATARFGGGDVQWLTAGKGIVHSEMFPLLDAGAPNPLELFQIWLNLPARSKMAEPHFTMFWSDAIPRFSSDDAKGGRTEVAVIAGRLGDAVNGQDPIQPLAPPPDSWAAQADADVAIWTLKMTPGAQWTLPAASGEGTRRMLYFFKGAAAFVAGRRVEGPAAIELRGDAAVEIANGADESEFLVLQGRPIAEPVVQYGPFVMNTQAEISQTMADYRRTQFGGWPWKDSAPVHGREAARFAKHPGGHEEVPEA, encoded by the coding sequence ATGAAAAGGAATAGCCCCATGTCCGAACAAGACAACAGCCCCATCGTGCGGGTCGCCCCCCTCGGTTTCCCGTGGCAGACGATCGACCCGTTTTTGTTCTGCGTCTACCACGACGACGCCTACCCGCAAGGCAACGGGAGCATGGGCCCTGCCGCCTCGCTGGCCGGCCGCGACATCGGCCAGGACTTCAGCCGCAAGGACGGCTGGAGCATGTACCACGGCGACACGGTGCCGGGCTTTCCCTCGCACCCGCACCGCGGCTTCGAGACCGTGACCATCGTGCGCAAGGGCCTGGTCGACCACTCCGATTCGCTGGGCGCCACCGCGCGCTTCGGCGGCGGCGACGTGCAGTGGCTCACGGCCGGCAAGGGCATCGTGCACTCCGAGATGTTCCCGCTGCTCGACGCCGGCGCGCCGAACCCGCTGGAGCTGTTCCAGATCTGGTTGAACCTGCCAGCCCGCAGCAAGATGGCCGAGCCGCATTTCACGATGTTCTGGTCCGACGCCATTCCGCGCTTCTCGTCCGACGACGCGAAGGGCGGCCGCACCGAGGTCGCCGTGATCGCGGGCCGACTGGGCGACGCCGTCAACGGACAGGACCCGATCCAGCCGCTGGCGCCGCCACCCGATTCATGGGCCGCACAGGCCGATGCCGACGTGGCGATCTGGACGCTCAAGATGACGCCCGGCGCGCAATGGACGCTGCCGGCCGCCAGCGGCGAGGGCACGCGGCGCATGCTGTACTTCTTCAAGGGTGCGGCGGCTTTCGTCGCGGGCCGCCGCGTGGAAGGGCCGGCGGCCATCGAGTTGCGCGGCGATGCGGCGGTGGAAATCGCCAACGGCGCCGATGAAAGCGAGTTCCTGGTGCTGCAGGGCCGCCCGATCGCCGAGCCGGTGGTGCAGTACGGCCCCTTCGTGATGAACACGCAGGCCGAGATCAGCCAGACCATGGCCGACTACCGACGTACCCAGTTCGGCGGCTGGCCCTGGAAAGACTCGGCGCCGGTGCACGGTCGCGAGGCCGCGCGCTTCGCGAAGCATCCCGGCGGACACGAAGAAGTGCCCGAGGCCTGA
- a CDS encoding VOC family protein: MANKQIFVNLPVKNLDKTKAFFAALGYTFNAQFTDANAACMVIQEGSIHAMLLVEDFFKTFTSKSIADTSKSTEVLLCLSCESRAEVDELVAKAKAAGGTIPGEPKDYGFMYGHGFQDIDGHLWELMYMDPNAVVTHQNQ; the protein is encoded by the coding sequence ATGGCCAACAAGCAGATCTTCGTGAATCTCCCCGTCAAGAACCTCGACAAGACCAAGGCGTTCTTCGCCGCGCTCGGCTACACCTTCAACGCGCAGTTCACCGACGCCAACGCCGCATGCATGGTCATCCAGGAGGGCAGCATCCACGCCATGCTGCTGGTGGAGGATTTCTTCAAGACCTTCACGAGCAAGAGCATCGCCGACACCAGCAAGAGCACCGAAGTGCTGCTGTGCCTCTCATGCGAGAGCCGCGCCGAGGTCGACGAACTGGTGGCCAAGGCCAAGGCCGCCGGCGGCACCATCCCGGGCGAACCGAAGGACTACGGCTTCATGTACGGCCACGGCTTCCAGGACATCGACGGCCACCTGTGGGAGCTGATGTACATGGACCCGAACGCCGTCGTGACGCACCAGAACCAGTGA
- a CDS encoding CYTH and CHAD domain-containing protein has translation MEIEFKFCIPAGRLKAVEAALKRGAVVRTRLQARYFDTTDQRLAADGMVLRLRKEGRRWVQTVKATGDNALHRLEHNVDLGTAGATPSIDPLRHQGTPVGDRLAKLLAHGSGDGGVPLVERQSTDIVRLTRDVRVTGLGGAVVEMALDVGKVVAHAGTPEQRASPVCELELELKHGDVQGLVSLARRWSQQHGLWFSTVSKAERGARLLSAQETVEAVKAEPPRFGSQHPDGRAIQQAVVASCLAQMLPNASEIAAGSEDEEQVHQLRIGIRRLRTALRELAGLDTASGLFDASEWEPPLVDAFRALGELRDREQVVKLAQPRLREAGAPEFDPLAGDAAATSVSSAGDVVRAAAFQNVLVSLIGFTAAGPAKAAPASDGEEAPPPVPTPLDADAARRLLRKRLQGLHKQVMRDGERFESLDTESQHRVRKRLKRLRYLAEFVSPLFEAADKNGAERYLKALRPAQDALGEFNDEAVALALYREATERDARAWFAVGWFSARHAAGARACAKALAKIDEDARFWKKK, from the coding sequence ATGGAAATCGAGTTCAAGTTCTGCATTCCCGCCGGCCGCCTGAAGGCCGTCGAAGCCGCCCTGAAGCGCGGCGCTGTCGTTCGCACCCGCCTGCAGGCCCGCTACTTCGACACCACCGACCAGCGGCTGGCCGCCGACGGCATGGTGCTGCGGCTGCGCAAGGAGGGCCGGCGCTGGGTGCAGACGGTGAAGGCCACCGGCGACAACGCGCTGCACCGGCTGGAACACAACGTCGACCTGGGCACGGCCGGTGCCACGCCGTCCATCGACCCGCTGCGCCACCAGGGCACGCCCGTGGGTGACCGGCTCGCGAAGCTGCTGGCGCATGGCAGCGGCGACGGCGGCGTGCCGCTGGTCGAGCGGCAATCGACCGACATCGTACGACTCACGCGCGACGTGCGCGTCACCGGGCTCGGCGGCGCGGTGGTGGAGATGGCGCTGGACGTCGGCAAGGTCGTCGCGCACGCCGGCACGCCCGAGCAGCGCGCATCGCCGGTGTGCGAACTGGAGCTGGAACTCAAGCACGGGGACGTGCAAGGCCTGGTGTCGCTTGCGCGGCGCTGGTCGCAGCAGCACGGGCTGTGGTTCAGCACCGTGTCGAAGGCCGAGCGTGGCGCGCGCCTGCTGTCGGCACAGGAAACAGTGGAAGCGGTGAAGGCCGAACCCCCGCGCTTTGGCAGCCAGCACCCGGACGGTCGCGCCATCCAGCAGGCGGTGGTGGCCTCGTGCCTCGCGCAGATGCTGCCGAACGCGAGCGAGATCGCGGCGGGCAGCGAAGACGAAGAGCAGGTGCACCAGCTGCGCATCGGCATCCGCCGGCTGCGTACCGCGCTGCGCGAACTGGCGGGGCTCGACACCGCCTCGGGCCTGTTCGATGCCAGCGAATGGGAGCCGCCCCTGGTCGACGCCTTCCGCGCGCTCGGCGAGCTGCGCGACCGCGAGCAGGTGGTGAAGCTGGCGCAGCCGCGGCTGCGCGAGGCGGGGGCGCCGGAATTCGATCCGCTGGCGGGCGACGCGGCGGCGACCAGCGTGTCTTCCGCCGGAGACGTCGTGCGCGCCGCGGCGTTCCAGAACGTGCTGGTGTCGCTGATCGGCTTTACCGCAGCCGGCCCCGCGAAGGCCGCGCCGGCAAGCGATGGTGAAGAAGCGCCCCCACCGGTGCCGACGCCCCTGGATGCCGATGCCGCCCGGCGCCTGCTGCGCAAGCGGCTGCAGGGCCTGCACAAGCAGGTGATGCGCGACGGCGAACGCTTCGAATCGCTGGACACCGAAAGCCAGCACCGCGTGCGCAAGCGGCTCAAGCGCCTGCGCTACCTTGCTGAATTCGTCTCCCCGCTGTTCGAGGCGGCGGACAAGAACGGTGCCGAGCGCTATCTCAAGGCGCTGCGCCCCGCGCAGGACGCTCTGGGCGAGTTCAACGACGAAGCCGTGGCGCTTGCGCTGTATCGCGAGGCGACCGAGCGCGATGCCCGTGCGTGGTTCGCGGTGGGCTGGTTCAGCGCGCGCCATGCGGCCGGGGCCAGGGCGTGTGCCAAGGCGCTCGCGAAGATCGACGAAGACGCCAGGTTCTGGAAGAAGAAGTAA
- a CDS encoding FKBP-type peptidyl-prolyl cis-trans isomerase produces the protein MKIEKDTVVTIKYKVSDAQGKLIEASPEPMAYLHGGYENTLPKIEEALDGKEKGYQTVLNLSPEDAFGQRDETLVRSIPKTDFPPGVKVGGQLQGRLDDGTEHVFTVMKIKGPVVLLDGNHPWAGKALKFSLQVTDVRAALPVEIEHRHVHGAHGHHH, from the coding sequence ATGAAAATCGAAAAAGACACCGTCGTCACCATCAAGTACAAGGTCTCCGACGCCCAGGGCAAGCTCATCGAGGCGAGCCCCGAGCCGATGGCCTACCTGCATGGGGGCTACGAGAACACGTTGCCCAAGATCGAGGAAGCGCTCGACGGCAAGGAAAAGGGCTATCAGACCGTGCTGAATCTCTCGCCCGAAGACGCCTTTGGCCAGCGCGACGAGACGCTGGTGCGCAGCATTCCCAAGACCGACTTTCCGCCGGGCGTGAAGGTGGGCGGGCAACTGCAGGGCCGGCTCGACGACGGAACCGAGCATGTGTTCACCGTGATGAAGATCAAGGGCCCGGTCGTGCTGCTCGACGGCAACCATCCGTGGGCGGGCAAGGCGCTGAAGTTCAGCCTGCAGGTGACGGACGTGCGCGCCGCGCTGCCGGTGGAAATCGAGCACCGGCATGTGCATGGCGCCCACGGGCACCATCACTGA
- a CDS encoding DEAD/DEAH box helicase, which translates to MATLIPALGSCVSRMSRGEKRLAERLEQKLDDDYLLWYDVPVGPKRSHPDFVVLHPRRGLLILEVKDWHLDTIRQASKGPWEILAEGIPKTVSNPAEQARQHAHHVVDALKRDAQLIHAEGKWQGMLTFPWSYGVVLTNITRKQFEAAELHRAIEEHRVVCSDEMTESVDPEALQSRFWGMFPVLMRGALSLPQIDRVRWTLFPEIRVQNQGLLFDDNDAEARIPELLQVMDLQQEQLARSLGDGHRVIHGVAGSGKTMILGYRAEYLAKSVTSKPILVLCYNEPLAVKLASVMEAKGLSDRVHARHFHKWCRDQLVTYGLLPTEKMSTSQLMEEFVDRVIRGVDKKQIPSGQYQAILIDEGHDFQPEWLKLVTQMVDPETNSLLLLYDDAQSIYERQRTKQFSFKSVGIQAQGRTTVLKINYRNTRQILQTASLIAADLLTAEDKDDDGIPLLRPVSCGREGHAPLVVRLPSLRDEAVKVAELLSTAHQEGHAWGDMAVICRQYAGMEECANALRLRKLPHQVRKGSGDFKPNADTIKIMTMHVSKGLEFPVVAVVGSGAMPRETDDEREEARLFYVAATRATQKLFITVSGDAAFGKRL; encoded by the coding sequence TTGGCCACCCTCATTCCTGCTTTGGGCAGTTGCGTGTCGCGCATGTCTCGTGGCGAAAAGCGTCTTGCCGAACGGCTTGAGCAAAAGCTCGATGACGACTATCTGCTCTGGTATGACGTGCCCGTCGGCCCCAAGCGCTCGCACCCCGACTTCGTCGTGCTTCACCCACGCCGCGGATTGCTGATCCTCGAAGTCAAGGATTGGCATCTGGACACGATTCGCCAAGCCAGCAAGGGGCCTTGGGAAATCCTGGCCGAAGGTATTCCCAAGACAGTCAGCAATCCTGCGGAACAGGCCCGCCAGCATGCGCATCACGTCGTCGATGCGCTCAAGCGCGACGCCCAACTCATCCACGCCGAGGGCAAGTGGCAGGGCATGCTTACCTTCCCCTGGAGCTACGGCGTGGTGCTGACCAACATCACGCGCAAGCAGTTCGAGGCGGCTGAACTGCATCGGGCCATTGAAGAACACCGGGTGGTGTGCTCGGATGAAATGACGGAGAGCGTCGACCCCGAGGCACTGCAGAGCCGCTTCTGGGGCATGTTCCCGGTACTCATGCGAGGCGCGCTGTCGCTGCCTCAGATCGATCGCGTCCGATGGACCCTGTTCCCCGAGATCCGGGTCCAGAACCAGGGCCTGCTGTTCGACGACAACGATGCCGAAGCGCGCATCCCGGAGCTGCTGCAGGTCATGGACCTTCAGCAAGAGCAACTCGCTCGCAGCCTTGGCGACGGGCATCGCGTGATTCATGGGGTTGCCGGGTCGGGCAAGACAATGATCCTGGGGTACCGCGCCGAGTACCTCGCCAAGAGCGTCACGAGCAAACCCATCCTCGTGCTTTGCTACAACGAGCCGCTGGCCGTCAAGCTCGCATCGGTCATGGAAGCCAAGGGCTTGAGCGACCGGGTGCATGCGCGGCACTTTCACAAGTGGTGTCGGGATCAACTCGTGACATACGGCCTGTTGCCGACAGAAAAAATGAGCACGTCCCAGCTCATGGAGGAATTCGTCGATCGTGTCATCCGCGGCGTCGACAAGAAGCAGATCCCTTCGGGCCAATACCAGGCGATCCTGATCGACGAAGGCCACGACTTTCAGCCCGAATGGCTGAAACTCGTCACGCAGATGGTCGATCCCGAGACCAACAGTCTCCTGCTGCTCTACGACGACGCCCAAAGCATCTACGAGCGGCAACGCACCAAGCAGTTCAGCTTCAAGAGCGTCGGCATCCAGGCCCAGGGACGCACGACGGTGCTGAAGATCAACTATCGAAACACCAGGCAGATCCTGCAGACCGCGAGCCTCATTGCCGCCGACTTGCTGACCGCCGAAGACAAGGACGACGACGGCATTCCGCTGCTGCGCCCCGTCAGTTGCGGCCGCGAAGGGCATGCGCCCTTGGTGGTCCGCCTGCCCTCGCTTCGCGACGAAGCAGTCAAGGTGGCCGAGTTGCTGAGCACGGCGCACCAAGAGGGCCATGCATGGGGTGACATGGCCGTGATCTGCCGACAGTACGCTGGCATGGAAGAGTGCGCGAATGCGCTCCGGTTGCGAAAGCTTCCGCACCAGGTCCGCAAGGGATCGGGAGATTTCAAGCCCAATGCGGACACCATCAAGATCATGACGATGCACGTCAGCAAAGGGCTTGAGTTCCCGGTTGTCGCGGTCGTCGGAAGCGGTGCGATGCCGCGCGAGACTGATGACGAGCGGGAGGAGGCAAGGCTCTTCTATGTGGCGGCGACACGCGCGACACAGAAGCTTTTCATCACGGTGAGCGGCGATGCCGCGTTCGGTAAGCGCCTCTGA
- a CDS encoding LysR family transcriptional regulator → MLDLNDIAMFVQVVRYGSFAEAARRLGVPPNTLSRRIQQLESQLGTRLMQRSTRKLTLTSAGQDFHDRCAGAVDGLVAAGQELVAGGQAPSGLVRVAATADFFDFFPMEWVAEFLRTHPLVRLDFVLSDAVVDLIAENIDIAFRGGPLSDSSYVARRLVTRSGGLLASPAYIAARGAPTTLQDLAHHDCVTAAHPSGHATWRLTGPDGMEEEVQVKGRFTGNTAQALRKATLAGLGVALLPPAMATSDEQAGLLVPVLPQYQYQGRGLNVVYPSRKHLPLAVSAFIELVIEKLEGNPEIFPTALRPHQS, encoded by the coding sequence ATGCTCGACCTCAACGACATCGCCATGTTCGTGCAGGTGGTGCGCTACGGCAGCTTCGCCGAGGCGGCGCGCCGCCTGGGCGTGCCGCCGAACACGCTCAGCCGGCGCATCCAGCAGCTCGAATCGCAGCTGGGTACGCGGCTGATGCAGCGCTCCACGCGCAAGCTGACGCTGACCAGCGCGGGGCAGGATTTCCATGACCGGTGCGCGGGGGCGGTGGACGGGCTGGTGGCGGCCGGGCAGGAGTTGGTGGCTGGGGGGCAGGCGCCGAGTGGGCTGGTGCGGGTAGCGGCTACCGCAGACTTTTTTGACTTCTTTCCCATGGAGTGGGTCGCGGAGTTCTTGCGAACCCACCCGCTGGTTCGACTGGACTTCGTGCTCAGCGATGCAGTGGTCGATCTGATCGCGGAGAACATCGACATCGCCTTTCGCGGCGGCCCGCTGAGCGACTCCAGCTATGTTGCGCGTCGGCTTGTCACCCGCAGCGGTGGCTTGCTTGCGAGCCCCGCATACATCGCTGCTCGCGGCGCGCCCACGACCTTGCAGGATCTGGCGCACCACGATTGCGTAACGGCCGCCCATCCAAGCGGTCATGCCACATGGCGATTGACCGGTCCCGACGGTATGGAGGAAGAAGTTCAGGTCAAAGGCCGATTTACGGGCAATACCGCGCAAGCACTGCGCAAGGCCACGCTGGCCGGGCTTGGCGTCGCACTGCTCCCGCCCGCGATGGCGACGTCTGACGAGCAAGCCGGGTTGTTGGTGCCTGTCCTGCCGCAATACCAATACCAGGGCCGAGGGCTGAACGTGGTTTATCCGAGCCGCAAGCACCTGCCGCTCGCGGTGTCGGCCTTTATCGAACTGGTAATAGAGAAGTTGGAAGGCAACCCGGAGATCTTTCCAACCGCATTGCGGCCACACCAGTCCTAG
- a CDS encoding DoxX family protein, translating to MTSSSLASPTQRRIVWGVRILLAVAFGAAGTSKLAGVPQMVQVFDAIGFGQWFRYLTGLVEIGGALLLLVPATGFLGGLLLAATMVCAVATHLVLIGGNPAPAVVLALLSGFVAWRLRPVSRLATA from the coding sequence ATGACTTCCTCATCCCTTGCTTCCCCCACCCAGCGCCGCATCGTCTGGGGCGTTCGCATCCTGCTCGCCGTGGCTTTCGGCGCGGCCGGCACTTCCAAGCTGGCCGGCGTGCCGCAGATGGTTCAGGTGTTCGACGCCATCGGCTTCGGCCAGTGGTTTCGCTACCTGACGGGCCTGGTCGAGATCGGCGGTGCGCTGCTGCTGCTCGTGCCGGCGACCGGCTTCCTCGGCGGCCTGCTGCTGGCCGCGACCATGGTCTGCGCCGTGGCCACGCACCTCGTGCTGATCGGCGGCAACCCCGCGCCGGCGGTGGTGTTGGCGCTGCTGTCTGGCTTCGTGGCCTGGCGCCTGCGGCCGGTGTCGCGGCTCGCGACGGCCTGA
- a CDS encoding NADPH-dependent FMN reductase produces the protein MTQQQQPRIGIVIASTREGRFGEKPAQWIHEIAQQRTDLAFELVDLRDHPLPFFNEASSPAWGPVKNEAAQRWQARLASFDGLIVVTPEYNHGPSAVLKNAIDWAYKEFIRKPIGFVGYGGVGAARAVEQLRLVAVEMQMAPVRHAVHIGMVEFMGIWKQGKSFGDFPHLAQAATGMLDDIAWWAKALKTAREAA, from the coding sequence ATGACCCAGCAACAACAACCCCGCATCGGCATCGTCATCGCCTCGACCCGCGAAGGTCGTTTCGGCGAGAAGCCCGCGCAATGGATCCACGAGATCGCGCAGCAGCGCACCGATCTCGCCTTCGAACTGGTCGACTTGCGCGACCATCCGCTGCCTTTCTTCAACGAGGCGTCCTCGCCCGCCTGGGGGCCGGTGAAGAACGAGGCCGCGCAGCGCTGGCAAGCCAGGCTGGCCAGCTTCGACGGCCTGATCGTGGTCACTCCCGAATACAACCACGGCCCGAGCGCGGTGCTGAAGAACGCGATCGACTGGGCCTACAAGGAGTTCATCCGCAAGCCAATCGGCTTCGTGGGTTATGGCGGCGTGGGCGCGGCGCGCGCGGTCGAGCAACTGCGGCTGGTGGCGGTCGAGATGCAGATGGCGCCGGTGCGCCATGCGGTGCACATCGGCATGGTCGAGTTCATGGGCATCTGGAAGCAGGGCAAGAGCTTCGGCGACTTCCCGCATCTCGCGCAGGCGGCCACCGGCATGCTCGACGACATCGCCTGGTGGGCCAAGGCGCTGAAGACCGCAAGGGAGGCCGCATGA
- a CDS encoding pirin family protein, with the protein MTTAVDTQARAVVYRTRGSSHGSITRLVSPGDLGEFLKPFVFLDLFGFNTEGGHKGFGLHPHSGIATLTYLIEGDTLYEDTTGEQGTLRGGGVEWMRAGNGVWHTGAPAPGVKRVRGFQLWVALPPSEENAPAQSMYLAPAQVPREGPARVLLGRHGAAQSAIAAPASMNYLAVELKGGERWRYTPPAGHTVGWVAVNAGGLGTGDARGGPIGAGELAVFEESNDAIDFVAHGDTAFVLGSAVKHPHELVMGHYSVHTSRAALDQGEAEIRRIGMKLRQEGRLA; encoded by the coding sequence ATGACCACGGCTGTCGATACGCAGGCCCGCGCGGTGGTCTACCGCACGCGCGGCAGTTCGCACGGCTCGATCACTCGGCTGGTGAGCCCCGGCGACCTGGGCGAATTCCTCAAGCCCTTCGTGTTTCTCGACCTGTTCGGCTTCAACACCGAAGGCGGCCACAAGGGCTTCGGGCTGCATCCGCACTCGGGCATCGCCACGTTGACCTATCTGATCGAGGGCGACACGCTGTACGAAGACACGACCGGCGAGCAAGGCACGCTGCGCGGCGGCGGTGTCGAGTGGATGCGCGCCGGCAATGGCGTGTGGCACACCGGCGCGCCCGCGCCGGGCGTCAAGCGCGTGCGCGGCTTCCAGCTGTGGGTGGCGCTGCCGCCCTCGGAAGAGAACGCACCGGCGCAAAGCATGTATCTCGCGCCCGCGCAGGTGCCGCGCGAAGGCCCGGCGCGCGTGCTGCTCGGGCGCCACGGCGCGGCGCAGAGCGCCATCGCCGCGCCCGCGTCGATGAACTACCTGGCCGTCGAGCTGAAGGGCGGCGAGCGCTGGCGCTACACGCCGCCTGCCGGCCACACGGTGGGCTGGGTGGCCGTGAACGCGGGCGGGCTCGGGACGGGCGACGCGCGCGGCGGCCCGATCGGCGCCGGCGAGCTGGCGGTGTTCGAAGAGTCGAATGACGCCATCGACTTCGTCGCCCACGGCGACACCGCCTTCGTGCTGGGCTCGGCGGTGAAGCATCCGCACGAGCTGGTGATGGGGCACTACTCGGTGCACACCAGCCGCGCGGCGCTCGACCAGGGCGAGGCGGAGATCCGCCGCATCGGCATGAAGCTGAGGCAGGAAGGCCGACTCGCGTAA
- a CDS encoding M20 aminoacylase family protein — translation MNIADSFADISRFVEIRRDIHAHPELGFEEHRTSEKVAKLLAEWGIEVHRGIAGTGLVGVLRKGTGNRTIGLRADMDALPLHEANEFAHKSTNPGRMHACGHDGHTTMLLAAAWHLSQQGPGDFDGTVHFIFQPAEEMGKAGAKKMIDEGLFERFPCDAVFGLHNFPVGDVGRFALNEGALMASSNTYKITVHGRGTHASMPHTGIDPVAAVVNLAQQLQIIVARTIPSTERALLAVTQLQGSDAPNVIPDVATVGGTIRTFSIEAIDKIEARLREVAAGVAAAHGCTAEVYFNRSSPPTVNHAAEARFAANVMREVVGDDMVTDNFPAVMGAEDFAHMLLARPGCYAFLGNGDGDHRLDGHGPGPCIIHNTSFDFNDEIIPIGASYFVKLVQRWLPSGA, via the coding sequence ATGAACATCGCCGATTCCTTTGCCGACATCTCGCGTTTCGTCGAGATCCGGCGCGACATCCACGCCCACCCCGAGCTCGGTTTCGAGGAACACCGCACCTCCGAGAAGGTCGCGAAGTTGCTCGCCGAATGGGGCATCGAGGTGCACCGCGGCATAGCCGGCACGGGCCTGGTCGGCGTGCTGCGCAAGGGCACCGGCAACCGCACCATCGGCCTGCGCGCCGACATGGACGCGCTGCCGCTGCACGAGGCCAACGAATTCGCCCACAAGTCGACCAACCCCGGCCGCATGCACGCCTGCGGCCACGACGGCCACACCACCATGCTGCTGGCCGCCGCGTGGCACCTGTCGCAGCAGGGGCCTGGCGACTTCGACGGCACCGTGCATTTCATCTTCCAGCCCGCCGAGGAGATGGGCAAGGCCGGTGCCAAGAAGATGATCGACGAGGGCCTGTTCGAGCGCTTCCCGTGCGACGCGGTCTTCGGCCTGCACAACTTTCCGGTGGGCGACGTGGGCCGCTTCGCGCTCAACGAAGGCGCGCTGATGGCCTCGAGCAACACGTACAAGATCACCGTGCACGGGCGCGGCACGCATGCCTCGATGCCGCACACGGGCATCGACCCGGTGGCGGCGGTCGTCAACCTCGCGCAGCAGCTGCAGATCATCGTGGCGCGCACCATTCCCAGCACCGAGCGCGCGCTGCTGGCCGTCACGCAGCTGCAGGGCTCCGACGCGCCCAACGTGATTCCCGACGTGGCCACGGTCGGCGGCACCATCCGCACTTTCTCCATCGAGGCCATCGACAAGATCGAGGCGCGCCTGCGCGAAGTGGCGGCGGGCGTGGCGGCGGCGCATGGCTGCACGGCCGAGGTGTACTTCAACCGCTCGTCGCCGCCGACCGTGAACCACGCGGCCGAGGCGCGCTTTGCCGCGAACGTGATGCGCGAGGTGGTGGGCGACGACATGGTCACCGACAACTTCCCCGCCGTGATGGGCGCGGAAGACTTCGCGCACATGCTGCTCGCGCGGCCCGGCTGCTACGCCTTCCTGGGCAATGGCGACGGCGACCACCGGCTCGACGGCCACGGGCCCGGCCCTTGCATCATCCACAACACCTCGTTCGACTTCAACGACGAGATCATCCCGATCGGTGCCAGCTACTTCGTGAAGCTGGTGCAGCGCTGGCTGCCGTCGGGCGCCTGA
- a CDS encoding tripartite tricarboxylate transporter substrate-binding protein, which translates to MPSTLFTRRSLTALATAAALCAFAPVHAQQRVIHIVVPFGTGAVQDTVARAFNNELGAALGASAIVENRAGAGGTVGAAIVARAPADGNTLILAAASHNIAGFLYNKLSYDPLKDFVGVANVGNAGYVLAVAGGMGVSNTADFIKEVKAHPGKYNYASAGNGSATHLAMASFLAKAGLQMTHIPTKSTGEAVNEVLAGRVQAVISSSIGVIGFQDDARIKLLASTGQSRSPFLPKLPTVAESGLPGYAFDSWIGLLAPAGTPKAEVERINIAANKVLADPAIQERFKRLGVEPRSQSAEEFQKLLRSDWDAMGAVVKASGAKID; encoded by the coding sequence ATGCCTTCGACCCTGTTCACCCGGCGTTCCCTCACCGCGCTCGCAACGGCTGCCGCGCTCTGTGCCTTCGCACCGGTACATGCGCAGCAGCGCGTGATCCACATCGTCGTGCCCTTCGGCACCGGCGCGGTGCAGGACACGGTGGCGCGCGCGTTCAACAACGAGCTGGGCGCGGCGCTCGGCGCCAGCGCCATCGTGGAGAACCGCGCGGGCGCGGGCGGCACCGTGGGCGCGGCGATCGTGGCGCGCGCGCCGGCCGACGGCAACACGCTCATCCTCGCGGCCGCGAGCCACAACATCGCGGGCTTTCTCTACAACAAGCTCAGCTACGACCCGCTGAAAGACTTCGTCGGCGTGGCCAACGTCGGCAACGCGGGCTATGTGCTGGCGGTGGCCGGCGGCATGGGCGTGTCGAACACAGCCGACTTCATCAAGGAGGTCAAGGCACACCCCGGCAAGTACAACTACGCCTCGGCCGGCAACGGCAGCGCCACGCACCTCGCGATGGCGTCGTTCCTCGCAAAAGCGGGGCTGCAGATGACGCACATCCCGACCAAGTCGACCGGCGAGGCCGTCAACGAAGTGCTCGCGGGCCGGGTGCAGGCGGTGATCTCGTCGAGCATCGGCGTGATCGGCTTCCAGGACGACGCGCGCATCAAGCTGCTGGCCTCCACCGGCCAGTCGCGCAGCCCCTTCCTGCCCAAGCTGCCGACCGTGGCCGAAAGCGGCCTGCCCGGCTATGCCTTCGATTCGTGGATCGGCCTGCTCGCGCCGGCCGGCACGCCCAAGGCGGAAGTCGAGCGGATCAACATCGCGGCCAACAAGGTGCTGGCCGACCCGGCGATCCAGGAGCGCTTCAAGCGCCTGGGCGTGGAGCCGCGCAGCCAGAGCGCGGAAGAGTTCCAGAAGCTGCTGCGCTCCGACTGGGATGCGATGGGCGCCGTGGTGAAGGCGTCGGGCGCGAAGATCGATTGA